The Candidatus Krumholzibacteriia bacterium genome includes a region encoding these proteins:
- a CDS encoding DinB family protein, with translation MQLMLNCLWMTRAEELLRGAEELAPADMTNARTRAAGHNQRAMAAIVAEFTVARENLLARLDAATDDDVTRAAVHPRLKRPMRLVDLCFFVAEHDDHHLAVVTRALRAQGH, from the coding sequence ATGCAACTCATGCTGAACTGCCTGTGGATGACCCGCGCGGAGGAATTGCTGAGAGGTGCCGAGGAACTCGCCCCGGCCGACATGACCAACGCACGAACCCGTGCCGCGGGCCACAACCAGCGCGCCATGGCGGCCATCGTCGCCGAGTTCACGGTGGCGCGGGAGAATCTGCTCGCACGCCTGGACGCCGCCACCGATGACGACGTCACCCGCGCCGCCGTGCACCCGCGCCTCAAGCGGCCCATGCGCCTGGTCGACCTGTGCTTCTTCGTGGCCGAACACGACGATCATCACCTGGCGGTTGTTACCCGCGCGCTGCGCGCCCAGGGCCACTGA
- a CDS encoding amidase gives MRIRAVLAISTTALAVGYIVGVAQGDLPFSKSDIAGAEKIIGLEFDDAERDSMQSDLADYLEGYGSMRATPVPNAVPPALVLRLASGPPPAASSGPRWSKPRKVKRPANLEDVAFWPVADLAELIRTKQVTSVELTTMYLARLKRYGPALECVVSLTEERAMDAARRADAEIARGKYRGPLHGMPYGAKDLLAVEGTKTTWGAMPYRDQTIDDTATVIRKLDEAGAVLVAKTTLGALAWGDVWFGGRTRNPWNTEKGSSGSSAGSASATAAGLVPFAIGTETWGSIVSPSTVCGTTGLRPTFGRVSRAGAMALSWSMDKIGPICRSVEDCAIVFQAIRGADGIDPAVVDGPFAYRPDVKLADLRIGFVKSMFEEDYPNRERDNATLEKLRALGATLTPIELPAMDASPLGCILSAEAAAAFDDLTRSNRDDLMVRQIKNAWPNTFRAARFIPAVEYIQANRIRTELMREMEKLPVDVYITPSFGGDNLLITNLTGHPCVVLPNGFDEDGEPTSITFMGRLYGDATVLAVARAYQEATDFHTRHPQAYR, from the coding sequence ATGCGTATTCGTGCCGTGCTTGCGATTTCGACGACGGCCCTGGCCGTGGGATATATAGTGGGCGTGGCGCAGGGGGATCTGCCGTTCTCGAAGAGCGACATCGCCGGCGCCGAGAAGATCATCGGGCTCGAGTTTGACGACGCGGAGCGGGACTCCATGCAGTCCGACCTCGCCGACTATCTGGAAGGCTACGGGAGCATGAGGGCCACGCCGGTACCAAACGCGGTTCCGCCCGCGCTGGTACTGCGACTTGCGTCCGGTCCGCCTCCCGCCGCTTCGTCCGGTCCGCGCTGGAGCAAGCCCCGCAAGGTCAAGCGGCCCGCCAATCTGGAAGATGTCGCATTCTGGCCCGTCGCCGATCTGGCCGAGCTCATCCGGACGAAGCAGGTGACGTCGGTCGAACTCACCACCATGTACCTCGCTCGTCTCAAGCGATACGGACCGGCGCTCGAGTGTGTGGTGAGTCTCACCGAGGAGCGCGCGATGGATGCGGCCCGGCGCGCGGATGCGGAAATCGCCAGGGGCAAGTACCGCGGACCGCTGCACGGGATGCCCTACGGTGCGAAGGACCTTCTGGCCGTCGAGGGGACCAAGACCACCTGGGGCGCCATGCCGTACCGGGATCAGACCATCGACGATACCGCCACCGTGATCCGCAAGCTCGATGAAGCCGGGGCGGTGCTGGTGGCGAAGACCACGCTGGGCGCGCTGGCCTGGGGCGACGTCTGGTTCGGGGGCAGGACGCGCAACCCCTGGAACACCGAGAAGGGGTCCAGCGGTTCTTCGGCGGGATCGGCGTCGGCGACCGCGGCGGGGCTGGTGCCGTTTGCGATCGGAACCGAGACCTGGGGCTCCATCGTCTCGCCGTCCACCGTTTGCGGCACCACCGGCCTGCGGCCCACGTTCGGCCGCGTGAGCCGCGCCGGTGCCATGGCCCTGTCGTGGTCGATGGACAAGATCGGGCCCATCTGCCGGTCGGTCGAGGATTGTGCGATCGTCTTCCAGGCCATCCGTGGAGCCGATGGAATCGACCCTGCGGTGGTCGACGGGCCGTTCGCCTATCGTCCCGATGTCAAGCTCGCGGATCTCCGCATCGGCTTCGTCAAGTCCATGTTCGAGGAGGACTACCCCAACCGGGAGCGCGACAACGCAACACTCGAGAAGCTGCGCGCACTGGGAGCGACCCTGACCCCCATCGAACTGCCCGCGATGGACGCATCACCGCTGGGGTGCATTCTTTCCGCGGAGGCGGCGGCTGCGTTCGACGACCTCACGCGCAGCAATCGCGACGATCTTATGGTGCGGCAGATCAAGAACGCGTGGCCCAACACGTTCCGCGCCGCGCGGTTCATCCCCGCCGTCGAGTACATCCAGGCCAATCGCATCCGCACGGAGCTGATGCGGGAAATGGAGAAACTGCCGGTGGACGTGTACATCACCCCGAGCTTTGGCGGTGACAACCTGCTGATCACCAATCTCACCGGTCACCCGTGCGTGGTGCTGCCCAATGGCTTCGACGAGGACGGGGAACCGACCAGCATCACCTTCATGGGCAGGCTCTACGGGGACGCCACCGTGCTGGCGGTGGCCAGGGCATACCAGGAAGCCACCGACTTCCACACCCGGCATCCGCAGGCGTACCGCTAG
- a CDS encoding FAD-dependent oxidoreductase — protein MVRGDRPLRIAVVGSGPSGFYAAEALLAGGASTQVDMFEALPAPFGLVRYGVAPDHPKIKNIIARYEKTAGHPGFALFGNVEVGRDISVMELRRFYDAVVFASGAQTDRRLGIPGEDLPGSYTATEFVAWYNGHPAYRDHNFDLSHECAVVIGQGNVAMDVARILAKTVDELKHTDIAAHALDVLADSKVREVRMVGRRGPVQAAFTPPELKELGELADCDVLVDPVELELNAASRAELEELKWRDAIKNYELLKNLAARAPAGKSRRLMIQFYRGPQQLQGASHLESVLMERNELTGDAGRQKARGTGVTETVRCGVLFRSVGYRGVPIDGIPFDDRSGVFANLEGRITRDGKAVPGLYVAGWIKRGPSGIIGTNKPDSFETVKHVLADIPALPACEEPSRDAVSALLAERGVRVVSYEDWRCIDAAEVARGAAVGKPREKFVRVDEMLAVLEGR, from the coding sequence ATGGTGCGCGGGGACCGTCCGCTCCGCATCGCAGTGGTGGGCAGCGGACCCAGCGGATTTTACGCCGCAGAGGCGCTTCTTGCGGGTGGAGCGTCCACCCAGGTTGACATGTTCGAGGCGCTGCCGGCGCCGTTTGGCCTCGTCCGGTACGGGGTTGCGCCCGATCATCCCAAGATAAAGAACATCATCGCCCGCTACGAAAAGACGGCGGGGCATCCGGGCTTCGCGTTGTTCGGCAATGTCGAGGTCGGACGCGATATCAGCGTCATGGAACTGAGGCGCTTCTACGACGCAGTCGTGTTTGCCTCCGGCGCGCAGACCGACCGCCGCCTCGGCATTCCCGGCGAGGATCTTCCCGGCAGCTACACCGCCACCGAGTTCGTGGCGTGGTACAACGGGCACCCCGCCTACCGCGATCACAACTTCGACCTTTCCCACGAGTGCGCTGTGGTCATCGGTCAGGGCAACGTTGCCATGGACGTGGCGCGCATCCTGGCCAAGACCGTGGACGAACTCAAGCACACCGACATCGCCGCCCACGCGCTGGATGTGCTGGCGGACTCGAAGGTGCGCGAGGTGCGCATGGTGGGCCGGCGCGGGCCGGTGCAGGCCGCGTTCACGCCTCCCGAACTGAAGGAACTCGGGGAACTTGCCGATTGCGACGTCCTGGTGGACCCCGTGGAACTCGAACTCAACGCGGCCAGCCGCGCGGAGCTCGAAGAACTCAAGTGGCGCGACGCCATCAAGAACTACGAGCTCCTGAAGAACCTCGCGGCCCGTGCACCCGCGGGGAAGAGTCGTCGCCTGATGATTCAGTTCTACCGGGGGCCGCAACAGCTGCAGGGCGCGTCACATCTGGAGTCGGTGCTCATGGAACGCAACGAACTGACGGGCGACGCCGGACGGCAGAAGGCGCGCGGAACCGGGGTCACCGAGACGGTCCGCTGCGGTGTCCTGTTCCGCAGCGTGGGCTACCGGGGCGTTCCCATCGACGGCATCCCCTTCGATGACCGCAGCGGTGTATTCGCCAACCTGGAGGGGCGCATCACGCGGGACGGCAAGGCGGTGCCGGGGCTGTACGTGGCGGGTTGGATCAAGCGCGGCCCGTCGGGGATCATCGGCACCAACAAGCCGGACAGCTTCGAGACGGTCAAACACGTGCTGGCGGATATTCCTGCGCTGCCCGCGTGCGAGGAGCCGTCGCGGGACGCGGTTAGCGCTTTGCTCGCGGAGCGGGGCGTGCGCGTGGTGTCCTACGAAGACTGGCGCTGCATCGATGCGGCGGAAGTGGCGCGGGGCGCCGCGGTGGGAAAACCGCGCGAGAAGTTCGTTCGTGTGGATGAGATGCTAGCGGTCCTGGAGGGAAGATAA
- a CDS encoding M1 family aminopeptidase, giving the protein MRLRSWPVPAWISLFLVVLAVVPSLADEPRLDPNVAPTFMAIELDLDADKDDYTGSVRIDLRVERPTREFLFHAEEMTLDTVELRGEGGGVGVEIASAGDRGTQRATAASELAPGAYTLSISFSKPYNTRAVGLYRVVYEGRGYLFTQMEAMDARKAFPCWDEPIYKIPFQLTVTVPMQQEAVSNAPVEKEIMGAADKTIVFKKMPPTSTYLIAIAAGPLESVPITGMKVPGRVYMTKGQKKLGKYAATTTAKIVAALEDYFGIPYPYEKLDLIAVPEYWPGAMENPGAITYRDRLLLVDPETSSEAQMRRLDFVTAHEVAHMWFGDYVTMAWWDDLWLNESFADWLSEKIAVQLYPDADLESDFAQEVNQTMMGDARKSTTPVRKKVDSGNDIMEDIGLAYQKGRTVLRMTEQFIGEEAFRRGVRQYLHDHAWGNAVGSDLFAALSNAADANLEPLLSSFLDQPGFPLVRVEVGDGGVLTVSQKRFVNHGGDATPALWTVPVRLKISDGKNVQTRVVLLDKESKRVEVPGHVEWVMPDEGGAGYYRWIVPAEMMVKIASAPDQTMGQRERARFLSNARALLAAGEISGDEYLALAASFAGTPEPDIVSAVIEDLNGLRGAFVSDDLTTEYAAYVQRALGPARERYGIEPRDNDSEVVAGIRPGMIRMLGDDGRDPAVRAYCKAMTARYLEDPSSVDASVAGAVLGVAAIDGDEALYGEFRAHYENSKNPTEKNRYLAALGRFQDPALQDATLGYVLSDNVRPTDMWQVVAGLFATEQGRDRVYKWMTHNYTALAARVPPEFTSYFPYFVSGCSEQRMEAAQKFFADPEHQVEGTGASMAKVSEQISDCVNLREREGESVAAYLRSLPAAP; this is encoded by the coding sequence ATGCGACTCAGGTCATGGCCGGTTCCGGCATGGATCAGTTTGTTCCTCGTCGTCCTGGCGGTGGTGCCGTCCCTCGCGGACGAGCCCCGGCTGGACCCGAACGTCGCCCCCACTTTCATGGCCATCGAACTGGACCTCGATGCCGACAAGGACGACTACACCGGATCGGTCCGTATCGACCTGCGCGTCGAGCGTCCCACCCGGGAGTTCCTCTTCCACGCCGAGGAGATGACACTCGACACAGTCGAGCTGCGTGGCGAGGGGGGGGGCGTTGGCGTCGAGATCGCGTCCGCGGGCGACCGCGGCACCCAGCGCGCGACCGCGGCATCCGAACTGGCGCCCGGCGCCTACACGCTGTCGATTTCGTTCTCCAAGCCGTACAACACCCGCGCGGTGGGCCTGTACCGTGTCGTGTACGAGGGGCGCGGCTACCTGTTCACGCAGATGGAGGCCATGGACGCGCGCAAGGCCTTCCCGTGCTGGGACGAACCGATCTACAAGATTCCCTTCCAGTTGACCGTGACGGTACCCATGCAGCAGGAAGCGGTCAGCAACGCACCAGTCGAAAAGGAAATCATGGGCGCGGCCGACAAGACGATCGTCTTCAAGAAGATGCCGCCAACCTCCACCTACCTCATCGCCATCGCTGCCGGGCCGCTCGAGAGCGTTCCCATTACGGGGATGAAGGTGCCGGGGCGCGTCTACATGACCAAGGGACAGAAGAAGCTGGGCAAGTACGCGGCAACAACCACGGCGAAGATCGTGGCGGCGCTGGAGGACTACTTCGGCATTCCGTATCCCTACGAAAAGCTCGACCTGATTGCTGTGCCCGAGTACTGGCCGGGCGCCATGGAGAACCCGGGTGCGATCACCTACCGTGACCGCCTGCTGCTGGTCGACCCGGAGACGTCGAGCGAAGCCCAGATGCGGCGGCTCGACTTCGTCACCGCACACGAAGTGGCGCACATGTGGTTCGGAGACTACGTCACCATGGCGTGGTGGGATGACCTGTGGCTCAACGAGTCGTTTGCGGACTGGCTCTCGGAGAAGATCGCCGTACAGCTGTATCCCGACGCGGACCTGGAGAGCGACTTCGCCCAGGAGGTCAACCAGACCATGATGGGCGACGCGCGCAAGTCCACCACCCCCGTGCGCAAGAAGGTGGACTCCGGCAACGACATCATGGAGGACATCGGTCTCGCCTATCAGAAGGGGCGCACCGTGCTGCGCATGACCGAGCAGTTCATTGGTGAAGAGGCATTCCGGCGCGGTGTGCGCCAGTACCTGCACGACCATGCGTGGGGCAATGCCGTGGGGTCGGACCTGTTTGCCGCGCTTTCCAACGCGGCGGACGCGAACCTCGAGCCCCTGCTCTCGAGCTTCCTCGACCAGCCCGGCTTTCCGCTGGTGCGTGTGGAAGTGGGCGACGGTGGCGTCCTGACGGTATCGCAGAAGCGATTCGTCAACCACGGCGGTGACGCCACGCCGGCGCTGTGGACGGTGCCGGTGCGCCTGAAGATCTCCGATGGGAAGAACGTGCAGACGCGGGTCGTGCTCCTGGACAAGGAGTCGAAGCGCGTCGAGGTTCCCGGCCACGTCGAATGGGTGATGCCCGACGAGGGCGGCGCCGGCTACTACCGCTGGATCGTTCCCGCGGAGATGATGGTAAAGATTGCATCCGCTCCGGACCAGACCATGGGCCAGCGCGAGCGGGCGCGCTTCCTGTCCAACGCGCGCGCGTTGCTGGCGGCCGGGGAGATCAGCGGTGACGAATACCTGGCGCTGGCCGCGTCGTTCGCTGGGACGCCGGAGCCGGATATCGTTTCCGCCGTGATCGAGGATCTGAACGGTCTGCGCGGGGCGTTCGTCAGCGACGACCTGACCACCGAGTATGCCGCCTACGTGCAACGGGCGCTGGGGCCGGCGCGTGAGCGCTACGGCATCGAGCCGCGCGACAACGACTCCGAGGTGGTCGCCGGGATTCGGCCCGGAATGATCCGCATGCTGGGTGACGACGGGCGCGACCCCGCCGTGCGCGCCTACTGCAAGGCGATGACCGCCCGTTACCTGGAGGATCCCAGTTCAGTCGACGCCTCGGTTGCGGGCGCGGTGCTCGGGGTGGCGGCGATTGATGGCGACGAGGCGCTGTACGGAGAGTTCCGCGCGCACTACGAGAATTCCAAGAATCCGACGGAGAAGAACCGATATCTGGCGGCGCTGGGACGTTTCCAGGATCCCGCCCTGCAGGATGCCACCCTCGGCTACGTGCTGAGCGACAATGTCCGCCCAACGGACATGTGGCAGGTGGTCGCCGGTCTCTTTGCCACCGAGCAGGGGCGCGACCGCGTGTACAAGTGGATGACCCACAACTACACGGCGCTGGCGGCGCGCGTGCCGCCCGAGTTCACGTCGTACTTCCCGTACTTCGTGAGCGGGTGTTCGGAGCAGCGCATGGAGGCCGCGCAGAAGTTCTTTGCGGATCCGGAGCACCAGGTGGAGGGTACCGGCGCCAGCATGGCCAAGGTGTCCGAGCAGATATCTGACTGCGTGAACCTGCGCGAGCGGGAAGGGGAGTCGGTTGCGGCCTACCTGCGCAGCCTCCCGGCCGCGCCCTGA
- a CDS encoding CDP-alcohol phosphatidyltransferase family protein — MRPEIVSLVCVVGFALVTMLAYRMTAAGRVVDDRTGRGGTFVLGFWVRNWFYWLIRPVTRGSVAAGLSPLFYNMFAIVCGLGSMVAYATGHHPVAGALIFVSGLADVMDGEVARATHVADARGAFLDSTLDRFTEFFAFAGLAYYFAGGWRSLAVVVALGGSLLVSYTRARGESLGVLCKVGMMQRAERMIILGLGSILDPTLSAALGRGEGTVVAASVVLIAVGTVITSVHRTFWIANALKGR, encoded by the coding sequence ATGAGGCCGGAGATTGTTTCGCTGGTGTGTGTGGTGGGGTTCGCGCTGGTGACGATGCTCGCTTACCGGATGACTGCGGCGGGACGCGTGGTGGACGATCGCACCGGGCGCGGGGGCACGTTCGTCCTCGGGTTCTGGGTGCGCAACTGGTTCTACTGGCTGATCCGCCCGGTGACCCGCGGGTCGGTGGCCGCCGGCCTGAGCCCGCTCTTCTATAATATGTTCGCCATCGTTTGCGGTCTGGGCAGCATGGTGGCGTACGCAACCGGTCATCATCCCGTTGCCGGGGCGCTTATCTTCGTCAGCGGTCTGGCCGACGTCATGGACGGGGAGGTGGCCCGCGCCACGCATGTTGCGGACGCGCGCGGCGCGTTTCTCGACTCCACCCTGGATCGATTCACCGAGTTTTTCGCCTTCGCGGGCCTGGCCTACTATTTCGCCGGTGGCTGGAGGTCGCTGGCAGTGGTGGTGGCCCTGGGGGGCTCGCTGCTGGTGAGCTACACACGCGCCCGCGGCGAGAGCCTCGGCGTGCTGTGCAAGGTGGGAATGATGCAGCGCGCCGAGCGCATGATCATCCTGGGCCTGGGGTCCATCCTCGATCCCACCCTGTCGGCTGCCCTGGGACGGGGCGAGGGCACGGTGGTTGCGGCCAGCGTGGTCTTGATCGCGGTGGGAACCGTGATCACCTCGGTGCACCGGACCTTCTGGATCGCCAACGCCCTCAAGGGCCGCTGA
- a CDS encoding 1-acyl-sn-glycerol-3-phosphate acyltransferase, whose amino-acid sequence MTFVALEILLWVTVTPVSLLAPGRLEPLLRFHVRLGRDSTAGLLRLFGARLDVGLRVPTKGGILIVSNHQSLVDIVLAFLCVPDGYPQMVAHYRYLRGVPLVSHMLRLYGHIPVYPGRKGRAEIERLGELARAAQHPIVIYPEGHRTPDGEIQTWKRAGLHAFLSARPWTVHVLVVDGMWKSARLPDFVRTVSRMRCRAEAVGPFEYDGTGRDNHDEFIDRLERTMCDKLAQMRRDEPASQHRDREPAEPVMSS is encoded by the coding sequence GTGACGTTCGTCGCGCTCGAGATTCTGCTGTGGGTGACGGTCACGCCGGTGTCCCTGCTGGCACCCGGCCGACTCGAGCCCCTGCTGCGATTCCACGTCCGCCTGGGGCGTGATTCGACCGCCGGGCTGCTTCGGTTGTTCGGCGCGCGGCTCGACGTCGGTCTGCGCGTCCCGACGAAGGGCGGCATCCTCATCGTCTCCAACCACCAGTCGCTGGTCGACATTGTGCTCGCATTCCTGTGCGTGCCCGACGGGTATCCGCAGATGGTGGCCCACTACCGCTACCTGCGCGGCGTCCCCCTCGTCTCGCACATGCTGCGTCTCTACGGACACATCCCCGTCTACCCGGGCCGCAAGGGACGCGCGGAGATCGAGCGCCTCGGGGAACTGGCGCGTGCCGCGCAGCACCCCATCGTCATATACCCGGAGGGGCATCGCACGCCCGACGGCGAGATACAAACCTGGAAGCGGGCCGGGCTGCACGCGTTCCTGTCCGCCCGGCCGTGGACGGTGCACGTGCTCGTCGTCGATGGCATGTGGAAGAGCGCGCGCCTGCCCGATTTCGTCCGTACCGTGTCGCGCATGCGTTGCAGGGCGGAAGCGGTGGGGCCGTTTGAGTACGATGGAACCGGACGCGACAACCACGATGAATTCATCGACCGGCTGGAGCGGACCATGTGTGATAAGCTGGCGCAGATGAGACGCGATGAGCCAGCATCACAACACCGCGACCGCGAGCCGGCCGAACCGGTGATGTCGTCGTGA
- a CDS encoding pyridoxal phosphate-dependent aminotransferase family protein, protein MRSRPLRDGAPGDARSPEQESEASARPAKSSPVPATPAPSSANDLDYSNFFWGSGKDPFDILGPFDDWFDEARPAGYYLFGQPMSSAPRSRVDVVEQLRKERLSGLINLASYNYLGLSYRPEVIEASIEAVRKYGTGSSGSPILSGTTEMHEELGRRIAEFKNKEQCLLFPSGYSANLGVIAGIMRSGDLVVTDQYAHASIVDGIILSKAQVRYFRHNNAADLERKLKDFNGRKLVIVEGVYSMDGDLANLPEIVEVAQRNGARIMIDEAHSAFLFGKNGRGVAEHFGLDDDIDIHLGTFSKSLGGQGGYVAGSRKLIRYLKGFGRSHVFSCALAPGVVGGLIKACDIARDEPELRDRLWENTAVLQEHLREKGVDIGDSESQVIPIMIRDDDRVFQVAEDMIHSGVYLNPVRYPAVGKHRSRLRISVTSSHTPDELREAADIIARVLDRHGFLCR, encoded by the coding sequence ATGAGATCAAGACCGCTGCGAGACGGCGCGCCGGGGGATGCCCGGTCGCCCGAGCAGGAATCGGAGGCGAGCGCCCGGCCGGCGAAGTCGTCGCCCGTGCCCGCGACGCCCGCCCCGTCGTCGGCCAACGACCTCGACTACAGCAACTTCTTCTGGGGTTCCGGCAAGGATCCCTTTGATATCCTGGGTCCCTTCGACGACTGGTTCGACGAGGCGCGCCCGGCCGGTTACTACCTGTTCGGCCAGCCCATGAGCAGCGCGCCGCGTTCGCGTGTCGACGTGGTGGAGCAGCTGCGCAAGGAGCGTCTCTCCGGCCTCATCAATCTGGCGTCCTACAACTACCTCGGCCTGTCCTACCGTCCGGAGGTCATCGAGGCGTCGATCGAAGCGGTTCGCAAGTATGGCACCGGTTCCTCCGGCTCGCCCATTCTGTCCGGCACCACCGAGATGCACGAGGAACTCGGGCGGCGCATCGCGGAGTTCAAGAACAAGGAGCAGTGCCTTCTCTTCCCCTCGGGCTACAGCGCCAACCTCGGCGTCATCGCCGGCATCATGCGCTCCGGAGACCTGGTGGTCACCGACCAGTACGCCCACGCCAGCATCGTTGACGGCATCATCCTCTCCAAGGCGCAGGTGCGCTACTTCCGTCACAACAACGCGGCGGATCTGGAACGGAAGCTCAAGGATTTCAACGGGCGCAAGCTCGTCATCGTCGAAGGCGTCTACTCGATGGACGGAGACCTCGCCAATCTCCCCGAGATTGTCGAAGTGGCGCAGCGCAACGGCGCCCGCATCATGATCGACGAGGCGCATTCGGCCTTCCTGTTCGGAAAGAACGGGCGCGGCGTCGCCGAGCACTTCGGGCTGGACGACGACATCGACATTCACCTGGGCACTTTCTCCAAGAGCCTCGGTGGCCAGGGCGGCTACGTGGCCGGTTCGCGCAAGCTCATCCGCTATCTCAAGGGCTTCGGCCGCTCGCACGTGTTCTCGTGCGCGCTGGCGCCGGGCGTGGTGGGCGGGCTGATCAAGGCGTGCGACATTGCGCGCGACGAGCCCGAACTGCGCGACCGCCTGTGGGAGAACACGGCGGTGCTGCAGGAACACCTGCGCGAGAAGGGCGTCGACATTGGCGATTCCGAATCGCAGGTGATTCCCATCATGATCCGCGACGACGATCGCGTGTTCCAGGTCGCCGAGGACATGATCCACAGCGGCGTGTACCTCAACCCGGTGCGCTACCCGGCGGTTGGCAAGCACCGCTCACGCCTGCGCATTTCGGTTACGTCGTCGCACACCCCGGATGAATTGCGGGAGGCGGCGGACATCATCGCCCGCGTCCTGGACAGGCACGGATTCCTATGCCGCTGA
- a CDS encoding acetoacetate decarboxylase family protein — protein sequence MPLTQYKFKHAVSAFFEMSRDAAKRALPAHLEAMEVKHSLGVFAVTAFDFTGSEVGSYEELVLAVITPPVLGVGGEFPRSAFYPFVVGTSTEASRLHAIERWHLPHYMADIRVEFEEKDGRMNVHAHENGRGILDMSVSAHKWTRVNHLYQAFTVDPPRNFKADIHMEGAFTEHEEESGEIVIHPHPMCEALLKADVASYPFRELWMKDGVQTFEELQTL from the coding sequence ATGCCGCTGACCCAGTACAAGTTCAAGCACGCCGTAAGCGCGTTCTTCGAGATGTCGCGCGACGCCGCCAAACGGGCGCTGCCGGCGCACCTCGAAGCCATGGAGGTCAAACACAGCCTCGGCGTGTTCGCGGTGACCGCGTTCGACTTCACCGGCAGCGAGGTTGGCAGCTACGAGGAACTCGTGCTGGCGGTCATCACCCCGCCGGTACTCGGTGTCGGCGGAGAGTTCCCGCGTTCCGCGTTCTACCCCTTTGTGGTCGGCACCAGCACCGAGGCGTCGCGTCTGCACGCCATCGAACGCTGGCACCTTCCCCACTACATGGCGGACATCCGCGTGGAGTTCGAAGAGAAGGACGGCAGGATGAATGTCCACGCCCACGAGAACGGACGTGGCATCCTGGACATGTCGGTGAGTGCGCACAAGTGGACGCGCGTCAACCACCTCTACCAGGCGTTCACCGTCGATCCCCCCCGGAACTTCAAGGCCGACATCCACATGGAGGGTGCGTTCACCGAGCACGAGGAGGAATCGGGCGAGATCGTCATCCACCCGCACCCCATGTGCGAAGCGCTCCTGAAGGCCGACGTCGCCTCCTACCCGTTCCGTGAGCTCTGGATGAAAGACGGCGTCCAGACGTTCGAGGAACTTCAGACCCTCTAG
- a CDS encoding diacylglycerol kinase family lipid kinase, with the protein MPRSGSFVVVVNPAAGRGRRRARLRDYLDRLRNQLGEFQPAVTERAGDEVAIVDRALADGASTIIALGGDGTWSAAADRIIASGRRDVALGLLPVGTGNDFGKSLGIRHEHADAVVRAIAERRTTTVDAGRAGGRHFLNVVGLGFDIAVIDDAERTPLLRGDLLYRFCALRQLFRFPGRNVTIESPGRPPEKLDILMLTVSNGNYFGGSFHIAPRASLADGRLDAVAIRDAGPFTRARLFSQVSRGAHEGLAEVVCLQSPSFTLRFDGTLRYEMDGEVYEARDSLTVESVPAALDICVPSREEAAS; encoded by the coding sequence ATGCCCCGGAGCGGATCCTTTGTCGTTGTCGTCAACCCCGCCGCGGGTCGCGGGCGTCGCCGTGCGCGCCTGCGCGACTACCTCGATCGCCTCAGAAACCAGCTCGGAGAATTTCAGCCCGCGGTGACGGAACGCGCCGGCGACGAGGTCGCCATCGTCGATCGCGCGCTGGCCGACGGCGCGTCGACCATCATCGCGCTCGGCGGCGACGGCACCTGGAGCGCGGCGGCCGACCGCATCATCGCCAGCGGCCGGCGCGACGTCGCGCTGGGCCTCCTGCCCGTCGGCACCGGCAACGACTTCGGAAAGTCGCTGGGAATACGCCACGAGCACGCAGACGCGGTGGTCCGGGCCATCGCGGAACGGCGCACCACCACCGTGGACGCGGGCCGTGCCGGCGGCCGTCATTTCCTGAACGTGGTGGGGCTGGGCTTCGACATCGCGGTCATCGACGACGCGGAGCGAACCCCACTGCTGCGCGGCGACCTGCTCTACCGTTTCTGCGCATTGCGCCAGTTGTTTCGCTTCCCCGGCCGCAACGTGACCATCGAATCCCCCGGCCGACCACCGGAGAAGCTGGACATCCTCATGCTCACCGTGAGCAACGGAAACTACTTCGGCGGGTCGTTTCACATTGCACCACGCGCCAGCCTGGCGGATGGCCGTCTGGATGCGGTGGCGATTCGCGACGCGGGACCCTTCACCCGCGCGCGCCTCTTTTCGCAGGTCTCCAGGGGCGCCCACGAAGGTCTGGCCGAGGTCGTGTGCCTGCAGTCTCCCTCCTTCACCCTCCGTTTCGATGGCACGCTGCGCTACGAGATGGACGGCGAGGTGTACGAGGCGCGCGATTCGCTGACGGTCGAGTCGGTTCCCGCCGCGCTCGACATCTGCGTGCCATCCCGGGAGGAGGCTGCATCGTGA